The proteins below come from a single Bombus pyrosoma isolate SC7728 linkage group LG10, ASM1482585v1, whole genome shotgun sequence genomic window:
- the LOC122571395 gene encoding probable phospholipase A1 magnifin, translated as MVNASLVLFYPTLLSTLREANYTILPNKEGNPSLVKLDNSLLSEADLILFGANVETISFTLYTQKNSKNGDVLKLNDINSVRKSHWNANRQTIVVTHGWDSNGQSESCTLVRDAFLKVRDCNVIVVDWSKIADHKDYIAVAKNVPRVASHVASFVNFLRTSAGLRTSNLKIIGHSLGAHVAGLSAREVGKSSRVAEVIALDPAKPLFEHKGAGERVDKSDAQNVQVIHTCAGYLGLDISIGTSDFFANDGRHQPGCGDDLLGSCAHGRSYQYFSQSITNPKAFHGVTDNGAAAYMGGANLDPNARGTYHFKTTS; from the exons ATGGTAAATGCATCATTGGTACTAT tttATCCTACGTTGCTTTCGACGTTGAGAGAAGCCAATTATACGATTCTACCGAACAAAGAAGGAAACCCGTCTCTGGTTAAACTCGATAACTCCCTACTAAGTGAAGCAGACTTGATTCTTTTCGGTGCCAATGTGGAAACGATCAGTTTCACGCTTTACACGCa aaaaaatagtaaaaatggCGACGTCCTAAAATTAAATGACATAAACTCGGTTCGAAAGAGTCATTGGAATGCAAACAGACAAACCATCGTAGTCACTCACGGTTGGGATAGCAACGGTCAATCTGAATCATGTACGCTCGTACGCGATG CTTTCCTGAAGGTCCGCGACTGCAATGTCATTGTTGTCGATTGGAGCAAGATAGCGGATCACAAGGATTATATCGCTGTTGCAAAGAACGTACCACGCGTAGCTAGCCATGTAGCTAGTTTCGTGAATTTCTTGCGAACTAGCGCTGGTTTGCGCACGTCcaacttgaaaattattggaCACTCTCTCGGTGCTCATGTCGCGGGCTTGAGCGCGCGAGAGGTAGGAAAATCGAGCCGGGTGGCGGAAGTTATCG CGCTCGACCCTGCCAAGCCATTGTTTGAACACAAAGGAGCCGGTGAAAGAGTTGATAAATCGGACGCACAAAATGTTCAAGTTATTCACACATGTGCCGGATATTTGGGTCTGGATATCTCTATTGGTACCTCCGATTTCTTTGCCAATGATGGAAGACATCAACCAGGATGCGGCGATGATTTGTTAG GATCTTGCGCACATGGACGCAGTTACCAATACTTTAGTCAATCTATTACGAATCCAAAAGCTTTCCACGGTGTAACTGACAATGGTGCAGCAGCATACATGGGTGGTGCTAACCTCGATCCAaa CGCTAGGGGAACCTACCACTTCAAAACTACCAGTTAA
- the LOC122571381 gene encoding transcription initiation factor TFIID subunit 9-like encodes MAEKAKTMSHVKHIPKDAQVIMSIMKDMGITDYDSKVINQLLEFTYRYVTCILDDSRIYANHAKKKFIDLDDVRLAVKMQLERTFTNPPPREVLLDVARAKNNVPLPFVKSNSGLRLPPDRFCLNATNYRLKNTTKKIVGKPLHSLVGNNIQTGQSKNKLESSKSGLSIVKRPGTLATVARTQSISMPKPVLKFSSATTGGATIKAQVAKPKIQISSGQTMPPIKVEIDDSMKRKREDDYDVS; translated from the exons ATGGCGGAAAAGGCGAAAACTATGAGCCACGTAAAACATATTCCAAAAGATGCTCAAGTTATAATGTCAATTATGAAAGACATGGGAATTACAGATTACGATTCGAAAGTTATAAACCAATTGCTCGAATTTACTTATC GTTATGTTACTTGCATATTAGACGACAGTAGAATTTACGCAAATCATGctaaaaaaaagtttatcgATTTGGACGACGTTAGATTAGCAGTTAAGATGCAATTGGAACGTACATTTACAAATCCACCACCAAGAGAAGTGTTATTAGATGTTGCTCGAGCAAAAAACAATGTACCACTGCCATTTGTCAAATCAAACAGTGGTTTAAGATTACCACCTGACAGATTTTGCCTGAATGCAACAAATTATAGACTCAAGAatacaacgaagaaaatagttGGGAAACCATTGCATTCTTTGGTTGGAAATAACATTCAAACTGGACAGTCTAAGAACAAATTAGAAAGTAGTAAATCTGGCCTCTCCATAGTTAAAAGGCCGGGGACACTTGCAACAGTTGCTAGGACACAAAGCATTTCAATGCCAAAACCTGTCCTGAAATTTTCATCAG cCACAACTGGAGGAGCTACCATAAAGGCACAAGTAGCTAAGCCAAAAATACAGATTTCTTCTGGACAAACAATGCCGCCTATCAAAGTAGAGATTGATGATtctatgaaaagaaaaagagaggatgATTATGACGTATCATAG
- the LOC122571391 gene encoding pancreatic lipase-related protein 2-like, with the protein MPTELALIYPTLLTVLTQNNYTIFPDETGVPHLIKIDNSPLTELELSILGINVESVSFNLYTRDNPTSGDVLNLNDIVSVRESHWNPHRETIIVTHGWNSNGRSSSCTLIRDAFLNVWDSNVIIVDWGNIANNLLYSVVAKSVPRVALRVADFVNFLRTSAGLRTSKLKIVGHSLGAHVAGLSALEIGRSSQVAEVIALDAAKPMFEHKGPDGRVDKSDARNVQVIHTCAGYLGLDISVGTSDFFANDGRNQPGCVNDLIGACAHSRSYEYYSESVIKSKGFLGVSQNGAMAYMGGPTLDPKAKGTYVFQTNNQYPYALAG; encoded by the exons ATGCCAACTGAATTAGCGTTAA tttATCCTACGCTGCTCACGGTATTAACGCAAAACAATTATACGATCTTTCCGGATGAAACAGGAGTGCCACATCTGATTAAAATCGATAACTCTCCACTAACTGAATTAGAACTTTCCATTTTAGGTATCAATGTGGAATCGGTCAGTTTCAATCTTTACACACg AGATAACCCTACAAGTGGTGATGTGCTAAATCTAAACGACATAGTCTCTGTACGAGAGAGTCATTGGAACCCGCACAGGGAAACCATCATAGTTACTCACGGTTGGAATTCCAATGGTCGATCTTCGTCATGTACACTCATACGCGATG CTTTCCTTAATGTCTGGGATAGCAACGTCATTATCGTCGATTGGGGTAACATAGCAAACAACCTGCTTTATTCCGTCGTTGCAAAAAGCGTGCCACGCGTCGCTCTCCGTGTAGCTGATTTCGTGAATTTCCTACGAACTAGCGCTGGATTACGAACGTCTAAACTGAAAATTGTTGGACACTCCCTCGGTGCTCATGTCGCAGGATTAAGTGCATTAGAGATAGGAAGGTCGAGCCAAGTCGCGGAAGTTATCG CACTCGACGCTGCCAAGCCAATGTTTGAACACAAAGGACCAGATGGAAGAGTTGATAAATCAGACGCGCGAAATGTTCAAGTTATTCACACGTGCGCCGGATATTTAGGTCTGGATATCTCTGTTGGTACTTCTGATTTCTTTGCCAATGATGGAAGAAATCAACCAGGATGCGTCAATGACTTGATAG GAGCTTGCGCACATTCACGCAGCTACGAATACTACAGCGAATCTGTTATAAAATCAAAAGGCTTCCTTGGTGTATCTCAGAATGGTGCAATGGCATACATGGGTGGTCCTACTCTTGACCCGAA aGCTAAAGGAACCTACGTGTTCCAAACTAACAATCAGTATCCATATGCACTTGCTGGATAA